TGTTCACGGTGTCTCTCCGAATGCAGCGGACAGGATTAACCATGAGATACGCAAATATCGTGCCAGACAGCAGTCAGCGGCGCCTGCCTTGCCCCACCGCAATGCGGAGTACCTGCCCCTTGCCGCTTTCCCCGTCGAGCTGATCCAGCCCGCGCAGCGCCAGCCGGTCCCGACCCACGCCATTGGCCTTCAGCGCCCGCGCCACCGCGCCCAGCCGTGCCGCCGCCAGATCCCAGCCGTCGAAACGCTGCCGCCCCGGATCACTCCCCCGGCTGCTGATTTCCAGCCGTTCATGTCCCCCGGCAAAGCGTGCCGCCAGCGCCTTCAGCCGCGTTTCGCCCGCTGGCGTCAGCATCGCCTCGCCCGGCAGGAACAGCTCAGCCGCACGGATTTCCGTTGCCGCCGCAGCCACCCGTCCGCCAAATTGCTGACGCACCTGCGCCAGCATCGCGTCCCGATGCCGGCCACTTGCCTGCAACATCACGAAAAAGCCAAGCAGCAACAGCAGCAGATCGGCAAAGCTGATCGCCCAGCGGCTGCGCCGGGCGCCGGAAGCGGTCACGACACTCATGCGACCTCACGGATGGAGGCGCGACGCAGCGGCACATTTTCCCGCCGTGCAATCGCCGCCATGCGTTCCACCACTTCCTTTTGCCAGGCCAACTCCCGCTCGGACAGGTCCGCCAGCCGCGCCGCGACCGGCGCCGCAATGACATTGGCGATGACGACACCGTAAAAGGTGGTAAGCAGCGCCAGCGCCATGGACGGTCCCAGCGACGCCGGATCGTCCATCCCCGCGAACATGCCGACCAGACCGATGATCGTGCCCGCCATGCCCAGCGCGGGCGCGGCATCGGCGACCGACAGCCAAAGCTTGCACGCGCCGCCATGACGCTCCGCCCGGTCGGCCAGCACCTGCGCCGCCCACAATTCGAACTGCTCGGGTTTTTCGCAATTGGCGAGCTTGCGCGCCGCATCGGTCAGGAAGACATTGGCGGTCTTCACCCGGTCGGTGCAGGCGAGGCCGCGCAGTTGCGCCACCTGATCGATCTTCAGCATTGCCGCCCGCGCCGCCGCGCGATCCTTCGCCGGATCGGCCCGCAGCAGGGGACCCAGCGCCGCGAAGCCCCGCCCCGTCCCACGCCAGCCATTCTGGAACAGCACCACCGCTCCAATCCCCGCCAACATCGCCAGCAATGTCAGGGGATCGAACAGATGCGCCATTATTCCGATCATCGCCACAGTCCCCATCACGCCATGCTGACCGGCGGCAAAGCCCTGCCACCGACCGGCAAATTTTTGCCGCCCTTGCCGATCGCGCCCCGCAATTCCCCGGATTTCCGCGTTTTCCTGCCTTGCCGATGCGTCACCCACGCAAATTGGCACGGCTCTTGCGAATATCAGGCTGGATCACCCGCAGTTCACGCCATCAGGCCTCAGAACGGCGGGAGGCAGAGATATTTTAGGCCATCCAAGGGCAAAAAAGACGGAAGAGACGAAAAAATGTCGCTGGAAGACGGATTGTTCGGGATACATGGAAAGGCGCTAGCGCTTCGCTCGCAGCGCCTTTCCCTGCTCGCGTCCAATATCGCGAACGCATCGACGCCCGGCTACAAGGCGCGCGACATCGATTTCGAGTCAGCGCTGAAAGAAGCGACGACCCAGCAGAGCAGCTCCGCCGCCGATGTCGGCAAGGCCGTCGATGACTCGATGGGCTATCGCGTGCCGCTTCAGCCCAGCCTGGACGGCAACACTGTCGAGCTGAGTACCGAACAGACGCTGTTCGCGGAAAATGCCGTCAAATATCGCACGACCCTTTCCTTCCTGGAGGGCCGCATCAACACCATCACGCGCGCCTTGAAGGGAGAATGAGCATGAGCGGTTCCGGCCCCATGAACGTGTTCGACATCGCCGGCCGCGCCATGAGCGCGCAGCTGGTGCGCCTCAACACCACGGCCTCCAACATGGCCAATGCCGGCAATGTCACCGGCAGCGCGGCGGAAGCCTATCGCGCGATCAAGCCGGTGTTCGAATCCGTCACCGACAGCCCCGGCGTCTCGACCGTGAAGGTCAAGAATGTCGTCACCACCAGCGCGCAGCCCACCAAGCGCCACGACCCCAATCATCCGCTGGCCGACAAGAATGGCGATGTCTGGGAAGCGGCCGTGGATAGCAGCGCGGAGCTGGTCGACATGGTTGAGACCGCCCGCATGTACCAGAACAATGTGCAGGTGCTCAACACCGCCAAATCCCTGATGCTCGAAACCATAAGGATCGGCAAATGACCACGACCTCCACCGTCACGGATAGCGCCGGGCTTTCGGTCTATAATCCCTATTCGAACGTCGGAACCGGCAAGTCGACGATGGATTCGACCGATTTCCTGCGCCTGCTTACCGCCCAGATGCAGGCCCAGGACCCCATGCAGCCGATGGACAGCACCCAGATGGTGTCCCAGATGGCGACCATCACCCAATCAACCGGCATCGCCGAAATGAACAGCAATCTGTCGTCGATGAAATCGACGCTGGAAGGCCTGTCCTCCTCACTCAACGGCTCCCGTCTGGGCGATGCGGCAAGCTGGATCGGCAAGTCGATGCTGGTCCAAAGCAACATCGCCGCCCCCGATGCGGCGGGCCAATATATGGGCCAGATCAGCTTCGCCGATGCGACCAGCGGCGCTTCGGTCGATCTGGTCGACGGCAATGGCAAAGTCGTCAAGACCATCGACCTCGGCAATCAACCGGCGGGCGACGTCAACTTCTACTGGGACGGCAAGGATGACGCGGGCAACACCGTCGCCACCGATGCGCTCCAGATCAAGGTCAACAATGGCACGCCCAGCCGCGTCGCCAGCTGGGCCACCATCGCCGCCGTTCAGTCACCCGCCGACGGCAGTTCCTCCAAGCTGATCACCGCATTGGGCACCTACAGCCCGTCCGCCGCCCTTTCCCTCTCCTAACCTCTAGATCCTTTTCACCCCCAAAATCCTTTCACCCAAGGAGCAACGCCATGTCCTTCTACATCTCGCTTTCCGGCCTCAAGGCGGCGCAGTCCGACCTCTCGACCATCTCCAACAACGTCGCCAACGTGAACTCGACCGCGTTCAAGAAGAGCAAGGCCGTGTTCGGCGACATCTTCGCCGCCGCGCCCATGCAGACCACCACTCAGGTGTCGGGCCAGGGCGTCCGCGTCCTGGGCGTGAACCAGCAGTTCACGCAGGGCACGATCGAAACCACCGACAAGACGCTGGACCTCGCCATCACCGGCGAAGGTTTCTTCACCGTCAAGCGCACCGCCGACGATCAGGTCAGCTACACCCGCAACGGCGCCTTCTCCGTCGATGAGAACCGCTATGTCGTCGACACCACCGGCGCGCGGCTTCAGGTGATCCCGCTCGACCCGACCACGGGCGCTTCGACCGCCGCGACTCCCCTGACCACCGCCTCGCTGACCGACCTCCAGGTCCCAACCAACTGGCCCGCCGGCGGCACCGGCAACCAGCTGTCCAGCGTCGGCGTGTCGGAAGAAGGCAAGATCACCGGCGTCTATGCGGACGGCACCACCGTCTATCTGGGCGCGACCGCCATGGCCGCCTTCAACGCTCAGGAAGGGCTGCGCCAGCAAGGCGACGCACACTGGACCGCCACCAATTCCAGCGGCACGCCGATGATCGGCATGGGCAATAGCGGCCTCTATGGCGCGGTCCGTTCGGGCGCGCTGGAACGCTCCAACGTCGACATTACCGAGGAACTGGTGGCGCTGATCTCCGCCCAACGCAACTTCCAGGCGAACTCGAAGGCGATCGAAGCGGCCAACACGCTGTCGACCACCATCATGAACATGCGGAACTAAGCCAGGATAAATTGAACCGTCCTTCCCGCAAAAGCGGGGATGACGGAAATAAAGCAGCACCCGCAAGAACAGGACAAACCCATGGACCGGCTCGTCAACACGGCTCTCACCGCGATGCGCGGCGCGATGGCGCGGCAGGCGGCGATCTCCAACAATCTGGCGAACGTCAACACCACCGGCTTTCGCGCGGAAATCGCCAATGCCGAGACGCGCTGGATCAAGGGCGACACCTTCGACACGCGGGCGCAGGCTTCCGAACAGGTGATCGCCGCCGACATGGCGCAAGGCGCGATCACCCAGACCGGCAATCCGCTGGACGTGGCCATGAACGGCGATGCGATGCTCGCCGTTCAGGCCGCGGACGGCAACGAGGCCTATACGCGCCGCGGCGACCTGAAAGTCAGCGACAGCGGCCTGCTCACCACCGGCGACGGCATGCCCGTGCTGGGCGACAGCGGTCCCATCACCCTGCCCCAGATGGACAGCGTCTCCATCGCCAAGGACGGCAGCATATGGGGCGTGCCGCAGGGCGGCGACCCCGCCAATCCGCAGCAGGTCGACAAGCTGAAGCTGGTCAGCCCGGTCGGCTCCAGCATCGCCAAGGGTACGGACGGCCTGTTCCGCGAGGTGAACGGCGGCGCCCTGCCGGACGATCCGATCGCCACCGTGACCGGCGGTGCGCTGGAAGGATCGAACGTCAACGCCACCTCGGCGCTGGTGCAGATGATCGAGGCCAGCCGCGCCTGGGAAACCCAGATCAAGATGATCGACACCGCCAAGCAGCTGGATGACGGCGGCGCGTCGTTGATGAAGCTGGATGGTTAAGGTTAATTTTTGGCACGACCCTTGCTTGGAAGCCTGCATGAGCCTGCCTCACGGAGATAGACGATGACCAACGCAGCCCTTCATGTCGCCCGCACCGGCCTTGACGCGCAGAACACGAAGATGCGCGTGATCGCCAACAACCTGGCGAACGTCAACACCACCGGCTTCAAACGCGACCGCGCCGATTTCGAGACGCTGGCCTATCAGCAGATCGTGGCCGCAGGCGCCAATTCGGACAGCCAGAACAAGTTCGCCACCGGCCTCAATCTCGGCTCGGGCGTCTCGCTTCAGGGCACCAGCAAGATCAACGAACAGGGCACGCTGAACCAGACCGGCAACACGCTGGACATGGCGATCGAAGGCTCGGGTTATTTCCAGGTGCAGCAGCCCGACGGCTCCATCGCCTATACCCGCGCCGGCAATTTCACGACCACCGCCGAAGGCGTGATCGTCACCAGCGAAGGCCTGCCGCTGATCCCGCAGATCACCGTGCCGCAAGGCGCGACCAGCATCTCCATCGGCAATGACGGCACCATCTCCGCCACGCTTCAGGGCCAGACGGAGCCGACCCAGCTTGGGCAGGTCGAACTGGCGAGCTTCATGAATCCGGGCGGCCTCACCTCCGTCGGCGGCAATCTGCTGAAGGAAAGCGCCGCCAGCGGCACACCGCAGGTCGGCGTCGCGGGGCTGGACGGGCGCGGCGTCGTCCGCTCGGGCTATCTGGAAACCTCGAACGTCAATGTGGTCGAGGAACTGGTCGACATGATCGAAACCCAGCGCGCCTATGAGGTCAATTCGAAGATGATCAAGGCGACCGACGAAATGCTGCAATACGCCAACCAGCAGCTGTGAGGATGACGATGCGCCTCGCTTCCACGTCCCTGACCGCCCTGTCGCTCGTCGCTTTTGCCGCCGCACCGGCAATGGCCGGCAAGAAACGCGATGCCGAGCGGCAATTTTATGCCCCCACGGTCGTTGCCGCTCCTGCCGCCCCGGCTGCCAACGGCTCGATCTTTCAGGCGTCGATGGGCTATACCCCGCTCACCAGCGGCGCGCGGGCGACCAGCGTGGGCGATATCATCACCATCGTGCTGGTCGAAAAGACGCAGGCGACCAAGAGCAACAGCGCCGACACCGCCCGCGACGGCAATATCGGCCTGACGCCGCCATCCACCGGCGTGTTCTCCAAGCTCTTCACGGCCAGCGACGCTACCGCCAGCGGCACCAGCAAGTTCACCGGCAAGGGCGCCGCCACCCAATCCAACCAGCTCGACGGCGAGATCACCGTGACGATCGCGGCGACCTATCCCAACGGCACGATGCTGGTGAAGGGCGAAAAGGCGCTGACGCTCAACCGCGGCGACGAGTTCATCCAGATCAGCGGCCTCGTCCGTCAGGCCGATATCGGCCCGGACAACCGCATCGCATCGACCCGCGTGGCCGATGCCAAGATCATCTACACCGGCAAGGGCGAGATCGCCCGCGCCAGCCGTCAGGGCTGGCTGCAGCGCTTCTTCTCCATGATCAGCCCCTTCTGATGGACATGCGCCCCATGACATCCTTCACCCGCCTTCTTCTATCCGTCATTCCCGCGAAGGCGGGAAGCCATTTCCTGGCTGACCCCCAGTCGAGACGTCAGGAGATGGATTCCCGCCTTCGCGGGAATGACGGAGTATTTTTGGGTAAGGGTCTCCTGCTCGCGCTGCTCACCGCCCTCACCCTGATCGCCGCCCCGGCCCATGCCGAGCGGATCAAGGACCTCGGCACCTTTCAGGGCGTGCGGCCCAACCAGCTGACCGGCTACGGCATCGTCGTCGGCCTCGCGGGAACGGGCGACGACAGCATCGAATATGCGACGCAGGGCATGAAGGGCGTGGTGTCGCGCTTCGGCCTGACGCTGCCGCAGGGGATCAACCCCGCGCTCAAGAATGCGGCGGCGGTGCTGGTGACGGCGGACCTGCCCGCCTTCGCCAAGCCCGGTCAGCGGCTTGACGTCACCGTGTCGGCGCTGGGCAAGGCCAAGTCGCTGCGTGGCGGCACCCTCATCATGACGCCCCTGCGCGGCGCGGATAATGAAATCTACGGCATGGCGCAGGGCAATCTCGCCGTCGGCGGCCTTGGCGTGTCCGGCGCGGACGGCAGCCAGGTGTCGGTCAACATTCCCTCGGCGGGCCGCATTCCCGGCGGCGCGACGGTGGAGCGCGCGGTCGCGACCGGCTTCGACACCGCGCCCACCCTCACCTTCAACCTGTCCGAAGCCGACCTCACCACTGCCCTCAGGGTAGCGGACGGCATCAACCGCACCTATGGCGACCATCGCGCCAAGGCCGTGGACGCCGTGTCGATCACCATCGACGCCGCCCCCGGCGCGCAGGACCGCATCATGATGATGGGCATGATCGAGAATATCGAGGTTTCGCCCGCCGATGCGCCCGCCAAGGTGATCGTCAACGCCCGCACCGGCACGGTCGTCATCAACGGCGCGGTGAAGATCCACCCCGCCGCCATCGCGCACGGCAAAATCACCGTCAGCGTCAATGAATCGCCCCGCGTCGTCCAGCCCGCCCCCTTCTCCCAGGGGCAGACCGCGGTGGAGCAATCCAGTTCGATTTCGATCGATCAGGAAAAGAAACCAATGATTAATTTTAAAGGTGGAGCCTCTCTGGCCGATATAGTCAAAGCGGTGAACGCCATTGGCGCCTCCCCCGCGGACATGGTCGCGATCCTCGAAGCTTTGAAGCAGGCAGGCGCGCTGAAGGCTGAACTGGTGGTGTTGTGATGCAGGTAAACGCAACTTCGACGGCAACAACTCAGACGGGTGGCACGCAAAGCAAGGCGTCGCTGGAGAAAGCGGCGCAGCAGTTCGAGGCGATCTTCCTGCGTCAGATGATGGGCGCGATGCGCTCGGCCAGTCTGGCCGAGGGCATCAACGATTCCAGCACGACCGACCAGTTCCGCGACATGGCCGACGCCCGCACCGCCGACAGCATGGCAAGCCGTGGGACGCTGGGCATCGCCGAAATGCTGATGCACCAGTTCGGCGTGAAAACCGCCCCAGTCGCTACCGCCAGCACCGTCGCCACGGATAAGTCCGAATGAGCGACCTCTTCGTCATCGGAGCCTCAGGCACCAAGGCCTATCGCACGGCGATGGCGGCGATTTCCGAGAATATCACCAATGCCAGCACCGAAGGCTTTACCCGCCGCTCGGTCACGACGGTCGAGTCCGGTTCGTCGACCGCAACCATGGCCATGTACATCTCGCGCGGCAATTTCGGCGGCACCGACGTCAAGAGCGTGAACCGCGCGTCCGACCCCTATCTCGACGCAGCGGTCCGCTACACCAACATGGCGCTGGGCAGCTCGGTCGCGAAGCTGCGCTGGCTGACCGATTCGGAAACGGCGCTGAACGACACCGCGACCGGCGTCGGCCAGTTGATGTCGACCATGTACCAGAATATCGACAAGCTCGCCGCCAGCCCCACCGACAATTCGCTGCGCGTGACCACGCTGGACAGCATCAACCGCGTCGCCCAGTCCTTCAACCAGACCTCGGCGGACCTGCAACAGGTGTCGAGCGGCATCGCGACCGAAGCGCAGCAGGCGGTCACCACCGTCAACCAGGCGCTTTCGGCACTGGCCGACATCAACAACAGCCTGCTGCGTGCGGCACCCGGCACCTCCGCCTATGCCCAGCTACTCGACAGCCGCGACGCGGCGCTGGGCACGCTGTCGTCCAATCTCAATATCGACATCAGCTTCGGCACGCACGATCAGGCCAGCGTCACGCTGAACGGCCAGTCGCTGGTCCAGGGCAGCACCGCCACCACGCTGGCCGTCACGGCCAACAGCGACGGCACGCTGGCGCTCGCCACCAGCGGCGGCACGGCGCTGGCCGCGCCCACCAACGGCGCGCTGGGCGGCCTGTTCTCCGCCGCCGACACGGTGTCGCAGCGCCGCACCAGCCTCGACACGCTGGCGCAACAGTTCGTGACCGACATGAACAACTGGCATGCGCAGGGCGTGACGGACAGCGGCACCAATGGCGCGCCGCTGCTATCGGGCACCACCGCCGCCTCCGTGACCGCACTGATCACCGATCCCAAGCAACTTGCCACCAAATCGTCGGACGGCACGGCCAACGGCAATCTGCTGACGGTATCGACCACCCTGCGCGGCAATGGCAGCGTCGAACAGGGCTGGACCTCGCTGATCGCCAACAACGCCAATCTGCTGTCCGCCACCAAGGCGGAGCAGACCACGGCGCAGAGCCGCAGCGATCAGGCCGTCGCCGCCCGCGAGGCGGTGAGCGGCGTCGACCTCGACATGGAGGCAGCCGATCTGCTCCGCGTCCAGCAGGCCTATTCGGGCTGCGCGAAGATTCTTCAGGTCGCGAAGGAAACCGTCGACGCTATCCTCCAGATCATGTGAACGGAAAAGGACTGAACCATGGTAGGCATCACCAATAAGGTCCTTCTGGCCGAAATCCGCCGCCAGCAGCAGCTTTCGCAGGATATCGTCAACGGCCAGACCGCGATCTCCACCGGCAAGACGCTGACCAAGCCGTCGGACAATGCCCTCGCCTGGGTGCAGGTGTCGGACATCGGCCGCGCGCAGGCGCAGCAGGCCGCCTGGCAGTCCAATGTCAGCACCGGCACGACCCGCGCCACCACGGCCGAAGCCAATCTGGACGAGATGAACAACCTGCTGACCCGCGCGCAGGAACTGATGACCTCCGCCCGCAACGGGGCGATGAACGATACCGGCAAGGCCGCCATCGTCGAGGAAATGAAGACGATCCGTTCGACCATCAGTTCGCTGCTGAACCAGAAGGACTATAATGGCGTGCCCGTCTTCGACGATGGGCAAAGCGTGCTGGTGCCGGTCAGCCGTGGCCTCAACCTTGCCGTGGTCGGCACGAAACAGGACATATCCGAAGGCATTGATGTCAACGGCACGCCGATGTCGCTGGACGATATTCTCGGCCAGAGCATCACCGCGCTGCAAAGCGGCACGGACACCGATGTCGCCGCCGGCCTCGACGCGATCAAGGCGGGCCAGCAGCATGTCGTTCTGGAACAGACCAAGCAGGGCGTCCGCGGCGACCGGCTCGACACCATCGGCACGCGCCTCACCAATGTCGATCTGGACCTGACGGAACGGCGGCAGAATCTGGAATCGACCGACCTGAGCACGGTCATCTCCACCGTATCGGCCAAGCTGACCCAGTTGAACGCGGCACAGTCCGCCTTTGCCCGGATCAATCAGCAGACGCTGTTCGATCTGATCAAATAAGCCGGGCGCCGCGTGGTTTAACCGGCCCATATCCTGTTCCTGCGCGCTCAGGGCCGGGGGTGCGCCTGTGCAGGCGCGCAGCACGCGGCTTTACGGATCAACCATCTGAAATCGCACCTTTTCCGGTCGAAAATGCAGTTACTGAATTTTCGACCGGCGGCCTAAACCACATCCTAACCAAGCCGTATTAACCAACCGGAAGCGTCGTTCATGCGACGTTCGGAATCGAGACGGCGCCTTCGGGCAGATTTTTTCGGGGATAGTCATGTTCGCAATCATCGGCCTGGTCGTGCTGCTCGCCATGGTGTTCGGCGGCTTCATCTTTACAGGCGGCGACATTGGCCCCGTGCTCGAAGCCCTGCCGCATGAAATGATCATCATCGGCGGCGCCGCCATCGGCGCCCTCATCATCGGCAATAGCGGCGCGGACCTGAAGGCGCTGGGCGGCGGCCTGGGCAAGGTGTTCAAGGGGCCGAAATACAAGAAGCAGGATTTTCTCGACTGCATCTTCCTCGTCTCGCGCCTGATGAAGACGCTGCGAGTCGAAGGCCCGGTGGCGCTGGAACCGCATATCGAGGACCCGGCCAGTTCGACCATCTTCTCCGAATATCCCCGCCTGATGGGCGACAAGACACTGATCCACCTGATCAGCGACACGCTGCGGCTGGTGGTCGTCTCCTCCGGCACACTCGATCCGCATGCGGTCGAGGAGGTCATGGATAACGCGCTCAAGACGCACCATCACGAAGCGCTGCGTCCAGCCGACAATCTTCAGGGCCTTGCCGACGCGCTGCCGGCTCTGGGTATCGTCGCGGCGGTGCTGGGCGTGGTCAAGACCATGGGGTCGATCGACCAGCCCCCGGCGATTCTGGGCGGCATGATCGGTTCGGCGCTGGTCGGCACCTTCCTTGGCGTGTTGCTCGCCTATGGCATGGTCAACCCCTTCGCCAATCGCTGCCGCGCGGTGATCGAGGCCGACGGCTCCATGTATCATGTCGTCAAGCAGATCATCGTCGCCTCGCTGCACGGCCATCCGCAGCCGCTGGTGATCGAGGCGGCGCGCTCCAGCCTCACCCATGCGAACCAGCCGGCCTTCGCCGAAGTGTTCGACGGCATGCGGGGCAAATAAGCCATGGCCGAGAAGAAGCGCGGCGCGAACGAGCCCGAACCCAGGCCGATCATCGTCAAGAAGATCATCGTCGAGGGCCATGGCGGCCATCATGGCGGCGCGTGGAAGGTCGCCTATGCCGACTTCGTGACGGCGATGATGGCCTTCTTCCTGCTGATGTGGCTGCTGGGCGCGACCACGGAAAAGCAGCGCAAGGGGCTGGCGGACTATTTCACGCCGACACTGGTGCAGATGAAGGAAAATTCTGCCGGATCCAACGGATTGTTCGGCGGCGACAGCCTGATGGGCAAGGAAAATTACCCGACCACCGGCGGTCAGGGCAATCTGGCCATCACCATCCCGCGCGACGCGTCCGGAACCAAGGATCAGGGCGGCAAGGCGACCCGCGCCGCCGACCGCGCCAAGTTCGAAACGATCAAGAAGGAGCTGGAAGCCCGCATGGCCAAGCGGCAGGGCATGGCCAAGCTGCGCAAGAACATCCGCTTCACCGAAACCCGCGAAGGGCTGCGCATCGACCTGATCGACGAGGCCGACTTCGCGATGTTCGCGATGGGCACTGACCGTCTGCTGCCGCAGGCTCAGCAATTGGTGAATGAGGTCGCGCAGACCATCAAGACCATGCCCAACCCGCTGATCGTGCGCGGTCATACCGACGGCCTGCCCTACAGCTCCGGCCAGACGATGAACAACTGGATGCTCTCCTCCGCCCGTGCGGAAGCGACCCGCAAGGCCCTGGCCGGCAACGGCATCGGCAATGACCGCTTCGACCGGATCGAAGGCGTCGCCGACCGCGAACCTTTCGCCAAGGACGATGTCTACGACCCGCGCAACCGGCGCATGTCGATCATTCTGGGCTGGACCCACAGCACCGACGACGCGCCCGACGAACAGTTCGATGCCGAGACCAGAGCCGCGATCAAGGAACGCGACAATCCCGAACATCTGGCCCGGACCGAAGCGCAAAAGCTGGACATGGGCGGCACCGCCCTGCCCGCCGGGGCCACGCTGATCAACCCGACGGCAAAGGGCACGTCCAACAAGCCCGGCAAGCACTGAGAAAGCGGAATTTCCGGTCCGGGTGGAAGGCTCCCACCCCGGCGATAGCTGGGGTGGTCCCTTTACTGGACCCGATCAGTTTTTCCGCTGCGGCACCGTAAAGGTTCCCGATACGCGGCCGCCGGCACCACTGGTCACGCCCGAAGTGCCACCACCCGCAGCCCGCCCGTCCACGGTCGAGCGTCCGCTGGTCAGATCAATCACCAGCCGCCCCCCGGTCAGCCGGTTCGTACCCTGCGTCAGCGACACATTGCCCAGCATGGTGATCAGCTTGCTGTTGAGATCATAGATGGCGACATTGCCCTTCGCCGTCTCATCCGCCTTGGTGACGACGACATTGCCGGAGGCATCGATCCGGTCGACCTGCACGCCGTTCGTCCCGGTCGCGCCATTGGGCTGATTCCGATAGGCCACCGTCATCCGCGCCGCATTCAGCGTCATGCCCGCCTGCGTCACCACGACATTGCCGGACACGATCACGCGGTCGGCGCGGTCCTGCACCTCGATCCGGTCGGCAGTAAAATTGACCGGCGCATTGCTGTCATGATTTTTCAGCACCTGTGCATCGGCCCCGGCATAGACCAGGCCAGCCGCGCCAAGAGCGCCCAAAGACAGCAGGATAAGGGGCTTTTTCATCACTTCCGCCCTTTGAGGCCATTTTGTTCGATACGCAAGCTTGCTCGACCGTTCAGCGTCACCGTCCGCGCACCCAGATCAGCCTCCAGATGGTCGCCGCTGAAGGTGCCGATGGGAATGCGCCCATCCACCCGCCCGGCGCTCTGCATCCGCCGCGATTTGAGGTCGACGCCGACATCCCGCGTGGTCAACCGATAGCCGCCCTCCGACTGGTACTGAACCGGCCCGTCAATCGCGACCCGCTCCGTATCCATATCGTAGCGC
This region of Sphingobium sp. EM0848 genomic DNA includes:
- a CDS encoding rod-binding protein, giving the protein MQVNATSTATTQTGGTQSKASLEKAAQQFEAIFLRQMMGAMRSASLAEGINDSSTTDQFRDMADARTADSMASRGTLGIAEMLMHQFGVKTAPVATASTVATDKSE
- the flgK gene encoding flagellar hook-associated protein FlgK, giving the protein MSDLFVIGASGTKAYRTAMAAISENITNASTEGFTRRSVTTVESGSSTATMAMYISRGNFGGTDVKSVNRASDPYLDAAVRYTNMALGSSVAKLRWLTDSETALNDTATGVGQLMSTMYQNIDKLAASPTDNSLRVTTLDSINRVAQSFNQTSADLQQVSSGIATEAQQAVTTVNQALSALADINNSLLRAAPGTSAYAQLLDSRDAALGTLSSNLNIDISFGTHDQASVTLNGQSLVQGSTATTLAVTANSDGTLALATSGGTALAAPTNGALGGLFSAADTVSQRRTSLDTLAQQFVTDMNNWHAQGVTDSGTNGAPLLSGTTAASVTALITDPKQLATKSSDGTANGNLLTVSTTLRGNGSVEQGWTSLIANNANLLSATKAEQTTAQSRSDQAVAAREAVSGVDLDMEAADLLRVQQAYSGCAKILQVAKETVDAILQIM
- a CDS encoding flagellin, which gives rise to MVGITNKVLLAEIRRQQQLSQDIVNGQTAISTGKTLTKPSDNALAWVQVSDIGRAQAQQAAWQSNVSTGTTRATTAEANLDEMNNLLTRAQELMTSARNGAMNDTGKAAIVEEMKTIRSTISSLLNQKDYNGVPVFDDGQSVLVPVSRGLNLAVVGTKQDISEGIDVNGTPMSLDDILGQSITALQSGTDTDVAAGLDAIKAGQQHVVLEQTKQGVRGDRLDTIGTRLTNVDLDLTERRQNLESTDLSTVISTVSAKLTQLNAAQSAFARINQQTLFDLIK
- the motA gene encoding flagellar motor stator protein MotA; translation: MFAIIGLVVLLAMVFGGFIFTGGDIGPVLEALPHEMIIIGGAAIGALIIGNSGADLKALGGGLGKVFKGPKYKKQDFLDCIFLVSRLMKTLRVEGPVALEPHIEDPASSTIFSEYPRLMGDKTLIHLISDTLRLVVVSSGTLDPHAVEEVMDNALKTHHHEALRPADNLQGLADALPALGIVAAVLGVVKTMGSIDQPPAILGGMIGSALVGTFLGVLLAYGMVNPFANRCRAVIEADGSMYHVVKQIIVASLHGHPQPLVIEAARSSLTHANQPAFAEVFDGMRGK
- a CDS encoding flagellar motor protein MotB, whose amino-acid sequence is MAEKKRGANEPEPRPIIVKKIIVEGHGGHHGGAWKVAYADFVTAMMAFFLLMWLLGATTEKQRKGLADYFTPTLVQMKENSAGSNGLFGGDSLMGKENYPTTGGQGNLAITIPRDASGTKDQGGKATRAADRAKFETIKKELEARMAKRQGMAKLRKNIRFTETREGLRIDLIDEADFAMFAMGTDRLLPQAQQLVNEVAQTIKTMPNPLIVRGHTDGLPYSSGQTMNNWMLSSARAEATRKALAGNGIGNDRFDRIEGVADREPFAKDDVYDPRNRRMSIILGWTHSTDDAPDEQFDAETRAAIKERDNPEHLARTEAQKLDMGGTALPAGATLINPTAKGTSNKPGKH
- a CDS encoding LptA/OstA family protein, whose protein sequence is MKKPLILLSLGALGAAGLVYAGADAQVLKNHDSNAPVNFTADRIEVQDRADRVIVSGNVVVTQAGMTLNAARMTVAYRNQPNGATGTNGVQVDRIDASGNVVVTKADETAKGNVAIYDLNSKLITMLGNVSLTQGTNRLTGGRLVIDLTSGRSTVDGRAAGGGTSGVTSGAGGRVSGTFTVPQRKN